The Treponema sp. OMZ 790 genome includes the window TTGTTCAAAATTAAACTAGGTAAAGACTTCAATTTTCTATCAGGTCTTACTTGAAAAAAAATAAATTTTTTTTTAATATTTTTGATAATCTTTTAAATAAAAACATAAAATAATAGTAGAGGTGATAATTATGAATAAATTAAAAAACATTTTAGCTTTATCTATTTTTACGTGTTTTTGTCTTCTTTTGCTTTCCTGCACAGGATGCACAAACGTATTCCGGCTGCAAAATATCGAAAAAGATACAATTTCGATTGTGAGTTATAATGCACAGACTTTTTTTGATGCTGTGGAAGACGGCAGCGAATTCAAAGAGTTTAAGGGTTCAAAAACGAAATGGTCAAAGGAAAGGTATGCAGAAAGACTTTCCCGGCTCAAGGAAACTCTTAATCTTTCTTGTCTTGGTTTGGGTTTAAGCGAAAAAGATATGCCCGATATTCTTATTTTGCAGGAAATCGAAAGCCAAACGGTTATCGACGATTTTTGTAAAAGTCTGCCGCTGAGAAATTCATACAAATATGCGGTCTTTATTCCTCCAAAAAAAGGAGGCGCTTTCAGCACTGCCCTGCTTTCAAAATTTCCTATAATTGAAACAAAGGTTTTTAACATATATTCAGGCAAAAGCATTTTACGGCCGTTGATTGAAGCCAGAATCAGAATTTCTGAATCCGGAGGAAACAGGGAGTTGATGATATTAAACGTCCACTGGAAATCTAAGGTAGGAAACTCCGGCAGCGAAAATCTAAGACGAATGCAGGAAGAACAAGCCTATAAAAGGCTTTTAGAATTAAAAAATACCGAACCGCAAACACCGTTTATTATATGCGGAGATTTTAATCAAACTCTAAAAGAATTTTCTCTTCTATCGGAATTTGATAATTGCTGGAATATCGAAACTTATAAAAATGCGGTCAAAGAAGGAAGTCAGCCGTCGGGAAGCTATTTTTACGGGAATAGCTGGGAAGGAATAGATCATTTTTTCTACTCCGATAATTTAAGCGATGGAAAAGACTTTGACTTAAGTTTTTTTTGCGTGATCAACTCCCGTCCATTAGTGGATGAATCGGGAAAACCGGAAAGATACTCGGTATACACGGGCAAAGGTTATTCCGACCACTTACCCATCGGCATTATTCTAAAAAGACAATAAAAAACCGTTCATTTATAAAATGAACGGTTAATCAAAAATACCGGCGAAGGGACTTGAACCCTTACGGAGTCGCCCCCAATAGATTTTGAGTCTATCGTGTATACCATTTCACCACGCCGGCTCATTGAAAGCTTATTTTATCATAAAAATAAAATTTTGTAAAGCCCTTTTTTTAAAGTAAAATTTTTAAGTTTAAATAAAAAAGCCCGCTTTCGCGGGCAATTTAAGCTGCGTACGAAGGAGGATTACGCAGTCAAATTATACCTATGCAACAAATCTATATAAAATAAGTTACATATTATTTACAAAATACGGCATCCTATTTATAAAAAGCCTTATAGGCTCTATATGCCATATAAAGGTCTGCCTTGCTTATAATTTCAAACGGAGCATGCATTGAAAGAACAGGAACACCGCAGTCCACGACTTCGGCACCGTATTTTGCTATAATATAAGCAATTGTTCCGCCTCCGCCTGCATCTATTTTTCCGAGCTCTCCGGTCTGCCAAACGACATCATTATCATCGAAAATTTTGCGCACTTTTTGCAGGAACTCGGCATTGGCATCGTTTGAGCCGCCCTTTCCGCCGGATCCCGTATACTTATTGATGCAGATACCGTTGCCTACATAGGACGAATTCATTTTTTCGAAAACTGAAGGAAAGGCCGGATCGAAACCGGCAGAAACATCTGCTGAAAGCATGTAAGAATTGGCAAAAGCTCTTCTAACATCGATATCCCGATAATTTTTATTTAAAGCGGCAATTTCTGCAACCATATTTTCAAAATAGAAGGCCTGCATACCGGTATTTCCTACCGAACCTATTTCTTCCTTATCGGCAAAAAGAGCGGCAGCAGTCCTTTCAGGAGATTCAATTTCCAAGATAGCTTTTAAAGCCGTATAGGCACAAACCCTGTCGTCATGACCGTGTCCTGCAATAAGAGAATTATCAAAACCTACATTTCTGGCCTTTCCTGCAGGTACAATTTCTAACTCTGCAACTCTAAAATCTTCTTCGATAATTCCATATTTTTTATTAAGAATTTTTAGGATATTATCCTTTATGGGATTCTTCGATTCTTCTTTTTTATCGTCCTTATCTTTTTTTTCTTTTGAAGAAGGCTTTTGATTTCCGACAAGTATATTAAGCTGTTCTCCGGTTATTCCTTCAGCCATCGTTTCTTGAAGCTGTTTTTTTGATAAGTGTATCAAAAGGTCGTTAATAAAAAGAACAGGATCTTTTTCGTCTTCACCTATGCAAATGTCAACCTTTTTTCCTTCCTTTGTAAAGATAACGCCGTGAATGGCAAGAGGAATAGCTGTCCACTGATATTTTTTAACTCCTCCGTAATAGTGAGTTTTTAAAAAAGCAAGATTTGATTCTTCAAAAAGGGGCATTTGCTTTAAGTCGAGGCGCGGACTATCGATGTGGGCGCCTATAATGTTCATACCCTGAGTGATGTCATTTCCCAAAACCATCAAAACAACGGATTTTTCTTTATTGTTCAAATAAACTTTTGTTCCTTTTTTTGCCGAACCGCTTTTTATGACTTCTTCAAGAGATTTAAATCCATGCTCTTTGGCCTGCTTTATAATCTCCACAGTACATTCTCTCTCAGTCTTTCCGGTATTTAAAAAATTCAAATAACTGTCGGAAAGCTTTCCTAATTCCGAAAGCTCTTTATCGGTCAAATTTTCCCAAGCCGATTTTTGCTTATAAGATAAATCCATAACGCACCTCTTTAATTTTTACCGCCGAAAGCGGTTTATTTATCTTTGATGAGTATACTCCTTTTTTCTTTTTTAGAAAAGCAGGGAAGAATAAGTAAACAGAACTTGACTTCTATTTTAAAATTATATACATTTTAATAAAAATTTATCGTTAGGAGATAAAAATGAAAAAAATAATTTTACCCGTTTTTATGATTATTGCCTTGTTGGGAGCAGCCTCATGCTCAGAAAAATCCGCCGATCCTATAATGGTTATGAGCGGCGAAAAACTGGATTCTATCGCAGCAAATGCCAAGGAAAAAGACAATTACCTCATCATTGATGTTAGAGAAGACTATGAATACAAAGAAAGTCATCTTGAAAACTCAATAAATATAAGCGTAAACGAACTTGAAAAAAGAATAAACGAAATATCTTCTTTTAAAGAAAAAAATATTGTTGTTCTCTGCCGAAGCGGCAGAAGAAGCAGGATGGCAGCTCAAATTTTAGTCAATAACGGATTTAAAAAGGTTTTTGATGCTCCCGGTGTAACAAAATATAAATACAAGAATATTGTTAAACCAAAAAAATAACCTTTTCAATCTTAACTAGAATTTACCTTATGTCACTTCCCCGAGAGCCTTTTTTTCCATGAGGCGATGAGCTGGAGGGCTTTTATTGGGGCTGTTTCATCGGGATTGGTTGATAGGATTTCGTTTAAGATAAGCTCTTCGTCCGGGAAGAGGGATAGACCCTTTGAAACCGGGTTTGAAGAGTTTTTTTCTTCGGAGCCGACGGCTGTGCAGCCGGAAGGGTTTTCTGCTTGGACGGCTCTTTCTTTTTGGAATTGGCTTCTCATGTATAAAAGGTTTTCGGCCCGTGTTAAGACACTTTGAGGGATACCGGCAAGGCCCGCAACGTGGATACCGTATGAGTTTCCCGCAGCTCCGGGTACGACCTTTTTTAAAAAGACTATCTTTCCTTCCGCTTCAAGCACATCCAATTTTAGATTTATGATTTTTTCGTGCTCCAAGCGGGTAAGCTCGTGGTAGTGGGTTGCAAAGAGGGTCTTGGCTTTTATGGTATTAAGGAGGTGTTCGCTTACGGCCTGAGCTATGGCAAGCCCGTCCTCCATAGAAGTTCCCCGGCCGACCTCGTCCATGATAACAAGGCTGTTCCGCGTTGCCGAATTAAGAATGTAGGCCGTTTCTATCATCTCGACCAAAAAGGTCGATTCCCCTCGGGCAAGATTGTCCGTTGCTCCCACCCTGCAAAAGATCTTATCTACGGGGCTTAAAACGGCCTTTTCGGCCGGAACAAAGGAGCCAATCTGGGCTAAAAGGCAGATTAGTGCTGTCTGCCGTAAAAAAGTGCTTTTTCCCGCCATGTTGGGTCCTGTGATGACCGCAAAGGACGGAATTGTTCTATCTTCTTGATTTGAATCTTGTCCCGATAGGAGCTCAATGGAATTGGGTACAAAGTCCCCGGCCTTGAGATGGTTTTCGACTACGGGATGCCTGCCGTTTGTTATATTTAAGATGCCTGAATTATCGCAAAGTTCGGGTCTTGTCCAAGCGTGTAAAATTGCGGCCTGTGCAAAGGACTGGTGCACATCGAGCTCGGCAACTTCTTCTGCAAGTTTTTGTAAAAAGCGGTGA containing:
- a CDS encoding endonuclease/exonuclease/phosphatase family protein, with the protein product MNKLKNILALSIFTCFCLLLLSCTGCTNVFRLQNIEKDTISIVSYNAQTFFDAVEDGSEFKEFKGSKTKWSKERYAERLSRLKETLNLSCLGLGLSEKDMPDILILQEIESQTVIDDFCKSLPLRNSYKYAVFIPPKKGGAFSTALLSKFPIIETKVFNIYSGKSILRPLIEARIRISESGGNRELMILNVHWKSKVGNSGSENLRRMQEEQAYKRLLELKNTEPQTPFIICGDFNQTLKEFSLLSEFDNCWNIETYKNAVKEGSQPSGSYFYGNSWEGIDHFFYSDNLSDGKDFDLSFFCVINSRPLVDESGKPERYSVYTGKGYSDHLPIGIILKRQ
- a CDS encoding aminopeptidase, with amino-acid sequence MDLSYKQKSAWENLTDKELSELGKLSDSYLNFLNTGKTERECTVEIIKQAKEHGFKSLEEVIKSGSAKKGTKVYLNNKEKSVVLMVLGNDITQGMNIIGAHIDSPRLDLKQMPLFEESNLAFLKTHYYGGVKKYQWTAIPLAIHGVIFTKEGKKVDICIGEDEKDPVLFINDLLIHLSKKQLQETMAEGITGEQLNILVGNQKPSSKEKKDKDDKKEESKNPIKDNILKILNKKYGIIEEDFRVAELEIVPAGKARNVGFDNSLIAGHGHDDRVCAYTALKAILEIESPERTAAALFADKEEIGSVGNTGMQAFYFENMVAEIAALNKNYRDIDVRRAFANSYMLSADVSAGFDPAFPSVFEKMNSSYVGNGICINKYTGSGGKGGSNDANAEFLQKVRKIFDDNDVVWQTGELGKIDAGGGGTIAYIIAKYGAEVVDCGVPVLSMHAPFEIISKADLYMAYRAYKAFYK
- a CDS encoding rhodanese-like domain-containing protein, with translation MKKIILPVFMIIALLGAASCSEKSADPIMVMSGEKLDSIAANAKEKDNYLIIDVREDYEYKESHLENSINISVNELEKRINEISSFKEKNIVVLCRSGRRSRMAAQILVNNGFKKVFDAPGVTKYKYKNIVKPKK